A genomic segment from Candidatus Leptovillus gracilis encodes:
- a CDS encoding transposase family protein: protein MLSYSNLQKEPKLLQAFTGLDEAEFLELLVAFDNAWQADERKRASRRLNRKRKAGGGRKLGLELMSDRLLFILMYMKLYPIQELQAFMFGLSQSQANRLIQRTADVLKEALQQMGHLPERDGQQLAQVLAQCETLTFTQDGTERRRQRPKKNQEVYYSGKRSVIRSKIIWLFILIIGVSGFSAKPSRAVNMTKR from the coding sequence ATGTTATCATACAGTAATCTACAAAAAGAGCCGAAACTGCTGCAAGCCTTCACAGGATTAGATGAAGCAGAGTTTCTGGAGTTACTCGTTGCTTTTGACAATGCCTGGCAAGCCGACGAAAGAAAAAGAGCCAGTAGACGCCTAAATCGAAAACGCAAAGCAGGCGGTGGTCGGAAACTGGGTCTTGAATTGATGTCCGACAGGTTGCTATTCATCCTGATGTATATGAAACTCTATCCCATCCAGGAATTGCAAGCATTTATGTTTGGGCTTAGTCAAAGTCAGGCCAACCGCCTCATTCAACGCACCGCCGATGTTCTCAAAGAGGCTTTGCAACAAATGGGACACCTACCCGAACGAGATGGACAACAACTGGCGCAGGTATTGGCGCAATGTGAGACCCTGACGTTCACGCAAGATGGGACTGAGAGACGACGACAGCGGCCCAAAAAGAACCAGGAAGTGTACTATAGTGGCAAAAGAAGTGTCATTCGGTCAAAAATCATCTGGTTGTTCATCCTGATAATCGGCGTGTCTGGTTTCTCAGCAAAACCGTCCCGGGCAGTAAACATGACAAAAAGATAG